In Gossypium hirsutum isolate 1008001.06 chromosome D06, Gossypium_hirsutum_v2.1, whole genome shotgun sequence, one genomic interval encodes:
- the LOC121218263 gene encoding protein TIC236, chloroplastic: MCQVPCVEVNALMKTFKMKPLLFPLAGFVTAVFNCQGPLDAPIFVGSGMVSRKISYSVSDVPLSSASEAMLKNKEAGAVAAFDRVPFSYLSANFTFNTDNCVADLYGIRASLVDGGEIRGAGNAWVCPEGEEDDTAMDVNFSGNLSFDKIMQRYIPGYLHLMPLKLGDLSGETKLSGSLLKPRFDIKWTAPKAEGSFSDARGDIMIAPDCITVNSSSAAFDLFTKVQTSYPEEFWLNKKECSENITVPFTVEGVELDLRMRGFEFFNLVSSYTFDSPRPTHLKATGKIKFHGKVLKPSIISDEAVGPEAEGESEKMMDKISKKSLVGDLSVSGLRLNQLMLAPQLVGQLSISQDSVKLDAIGRPDESLAIEVVQPLQSGSEENLQNGKLFSFSLQKGQLKANICLRPLHSATFEIRHLPLDELELASLRGTIQRAEIQLNFQKRRGHGVLSVLRPKFSGVLGEALDVAARWSGDVITLEKTVLEQISSRYELQGEYVLPGSRDRNFSEMGMDGLFKRAMTGHLGSVISSMGRWRMRLEVPRAEVAEMLPLARLLSRSIDPAVRSRSKDLFIQSLQSVGVYTESLQHLLEVIRGHYTASNEVVLEDISLPGLAELKGCWHGSLDASGGGNGDTMAEFDLHGEEWEWGSYNTQRVVAVGAFSNDDGLRLEKIFIQKDDATIHADGTLLGPKTNLHFAVLNFPVSLVPTIVQIIESSATEAVHSLRQLLAPIKGILYTEGDLRGSLAKPECDVQVRLLDGTIGGIDLGRAEVVASLTSSSRFLFNAKFEPIIQNGHVHVQGSVPVTFVQNSISEEEIEIETERSEATFVPGWVKERSKESTDKTSEKKTFRERTEEGWDAQLAESLKGLNWNILDVGEVRIDADIKDGGMMLLTALSPYANWLSGNADVMLQVRGTVEQPVLDGSASFHRASISSPVLRQPLTNIGGTVHVKSNKLCIALLESRVSRRGKLFLKGNLPLRTSEASLGDKIDMKCEVLEVQAKNILSGQVDTQLQITGSILQPTISGNIKLSHGEAYLPHDKGSGAAPLNRLASNQSRLLGSGVNKAVASRYVSRFFGSEPASSRTKLPQPSVKSAGVEKEMELVNIKPSVDVRLSDLKLVLGPELRIVYPLILNFAVSGELELNGLAHPKWIKPKGTLTFENGDVNLVATQVRLKREHLNIAKFEPEYGLDPMLDLALVGSEWQFRIQSRASNWQDKLVVTSTRSVEQDVLSPTEAARVFESQLAESILEGDGQLAFKKLATATLETLMPRIEGKGEFGQARWRLVYAPQIPSLLSVDPTADPLKSLASNISFGTEVEVQLGKRLQASIVRQLKESEMAMQWTLIYKLTSRLRVLLQSAPSKRLLFEYSATSQD; the protein is encoded by the exons ATGTGTCAG GTTCCATGTGTGGAAGTAAATGCCCTGATGAAAACCTTCAAAATGAAGCCTTTGTTGTTTCCG TTGGCTGGTTTTGTGACTGCGGTGTTCAACTGTCAAGGTCCACTGGATGCCCCTATCTTTGTGGGGAGTGGAATGGTGTCTAGAAAGATATCTTACTCTGTTTCTGATGTCCCTTTGTCCTCTGCATCTGAAGCAATGTTGAAAAATAAGGAGGCTGGTGCAGTGGCAGCATTTGACCGTGTTCCGTTTTCATATCTGTCTGCTAATTTTACCTTTAACACAGACAACTGT GTTGCTGACTTGTATGGAATTAGAGCTAGTCTTGTGGATGGTGGGGAAATTCGAGGAGCAGGAAATGCTTGGGTTTGTCCTGAG GGTGAGGAAGATGACACAGCAATGGATGTAAATTTCTCAGGAAATTTGTCCTTTGACAAGATTATGCAACGATATATACCAGGTTATCTTCATCTTATGCCACTCAAATTAGGAGATTTAAGTGGAGAGACAAAACTTTCTGGATCACTTTTGAAACC GAGGTTTGATATCAAGTGGACTGCACCAAAAGCTGAAGGATCATTTAGTGATGCTCGGGGAGATATAATGATTGCACCTGATTGTATCACTGTTAATTCTTCATCTGCTGCTTTTGATTTGTTTACAAAAGTTCAAACTTCATACCCTGAGGAATTCTGGCTAAACAAAAAGGAGTGCAGTGAGAATATCACCGTGCCATTTACTGTTGAAGGAGTGGAGTTGGACTTACGTATGCGTGGTTTTGAGTTTTTCAACCTGGTCTCCTCATATACTTTTGATTCTCCAAGGCCTACTCATTTGAAAGcaacaggaaaaataaaatttcacgGAAAGGTTCTGAAGCCTTCTATTATAAGCGACGAAGCTGTTGGTCCTGAGGCTGAGGGGGAATCTGAGAAAATGATGGATAAAATAAGCAAAAAGAGTCTTGTTGGTGACTTGTCGGTCTCAGGTCTCAGACTAAATCAGTTAATGCTGGCACCTCAGTTGGTTGGGCAGTTGAGCATCTCTCAAGACTCTGTCAAG TTAGATGCCATAGGCAGGCCAGATGAAAGTCTTGCAATTGAGGTTGTGCAGCCTTTACAATCTGGCTCTGAGGAGAACTTGCAAAATGGAAAACTATTCTCCTTTTCTCTTCAGAAGGGGCAACTGAAAGCTAATATTTGTTTACGCCCACTTCATTCTGCTACTTTTGAG ATACGCCACTTGCCACTTGATGAATTGGAGCTTGCTTCACTTCGTGGAACAATACAGCGG GCTGAAATCCAGCTTAATTTCCAGAAAAGAAGAGGTCATGGTGTTCTATCAGTTCTTCGGCCTAAATTTAGCGGTGTGCTTGGTGAAGCCCTAGATGTGGCTGCTAGATGGAGCGGTGATGTT ATTACACTTGAGAAAACTGTTTTAGAGCAAATTAGTAGCCGGTATGAGCTTCAAGGTGAATATGTATTGCCTGGCAGCCGGGATAGAAACTTTTCTGAAATGGGAATGGATGGTTTGTTTAAAAGAGCAATGACAGGACATCTTGGTAGTGTCATATCTTCTATGGGAAGGTGGAGAATGAGACTTGAAGTTCCCAGAGCTGAGGTTGCTGAGATGCTTCCACTTGCTAGACTCTTGTCTCGAAGTATAGATCCTGCTGTCCGTTCTAGATCAAAG GATCTTTTCATTCAAAGTTTGCAGTCGGTGGGAGTATATACTGAGAGTCTTCAGCATTTGCTTGAG GTAATACGGGGTCATTATACTGCATCAAATGAAGTTGTTCTTGAAGACATAAGTCTCCCAGGTTTAGCTGAACTTAAGGGCTGCTGGCATGGTTCTCTTGATGCAAGTGGGGGAGGCAACGGAGATACTATG GCAGAATTTGACTTGCATGGGGAGGAATGGGAGTGGGGAAGTTATAACACTCAACGTGTAGTGGCAGTGGGTGCATTCAGTAACGACGATGGTTTGCGTCTTGAGAAAATTTTTATCCAAAAGGATGATGCAACAATCCATGCTGATGGAACTTTGTTGGGGCCAAAAACCAATCTTCATTTTGCTGTTCTAAATTTTCCTGTTAGTCTAGTTCCTACCATAGTGCAGATTATTGAATCATCTGCCACTGAAGCTGTTCATTCTTTGCGACAATTGCTGGCCCCGATTAAGGGTATATTATACACAGAAGGAGACCTCAGAGGAAGTCTTGCAAAACCAGAATGTGATGTACAAGTAAGGCTCTTGGATGGTACCATTGGGGGCATTGATCTTGGGCGTGCTGAAGTTGTTGCTTCCCTGACCTCAAGCAGCCGCTTTCTGTTCAATGCCAAATTTGAACCAATAATCCAAAATGGCCATGTACACGTACAGGGAAGTGTTCCTGTTACTTTTGTCCAAAATAGCATCTCTGAggaagaaatagaaatagaaacagaaCGAAGCGAGGCAACTTTTGTCCCTGGCTGGGTGAAAGAAAGGAGTAAGGAGTCAACTGATAAAACTAGTGAGAAGAAAACCTTCCGAGAGAGAACAGAAGAAGGTTGGGATGCTCAGTTAGCTGAAAGTCTTAAAGGTTTAAACTGGAACATCTTAGATGTAGGAGAAGTTAGAATCGATGCTGATATAAAGGATGGGGGCATGATGTTGTTGACAGCATTATCTCCTTATGCAAACTGGCTTAGTGGCAATGCTGATGTCATGCTTCAG GTTAGAGGCACTGTTGAACAACCTGTGCTTGATGGATCTGCATCATTCCATAGGGCATCTATATCCTCACCTGTACTCAGACAACCACTTACAAACATTGGTGGCACTGTACATgtgaaatcaaataaattatgcaTAGCTTTATTGGAAAGCAGGGTAAGCAGAAGAGGGAAGCTGTTTCTAAAAGGGAATTTGCCCCTTAGAACAAGTGAAGCATCCCTGGGTGATAAAATTGACATGAAATGTGAAGTTCTCGAAGTACAGGCAAAGAACATTCTGAG TGGCCAGGTTGACACCCAGTTGCAGATAACTGGTTCCATACTGCAGCCAACCATCTCAGGCAATATTAAGTTGAGCCATGGAGAGGCATATTTACCGCATGATAAGGGTAGTGGAGCTGCACCTTTGAATAGGCTGGCATCAAATCAGTCTAGGCTTCTGGGTAGCGGTGTCAACAAAGCAGTTGCTTCTAGATATGTCTCACGGTTTTTCGGTTCTGAACCTGCTTCTTCAAGGACCAAACTCCCACAACCCTCTG TTAAGTCAGCTGGAGTTGAGAAGGAGATGGAGCTAGTGAACATTAAACCAAGTGTTGATGTACGCCTTAGTGATTTGAAACTTGTTTTAGGACCAGAATTAAGGATAGTTTATCCTTTGATTCTTAACTTTGCTGTTAGTGGGGAACTCGAATTGAATGGCTTGGCTCATCCAAAGTGGATAAAACCGAAGGGCACTTTAACATTTGAGAATGGTGATGTGAATCTTGTTGCAACTCAA GTAAGGCTTAAGCGGGAACATCTCAATATAGCAAAATTTGAACCGGAGTATGGTTTAGATCCAATGCTGGACTTGGCTTTGGTTGGATCAGAATGGCAATTCAGGATTCAAAGTCGAGCCAGCAATTGGCAGGACAAGTTGGTGGTGACCTCAACACGTTCTGTGGAGCAGGATGTTCTCTCACCCACTGAG GCTGCTAGAGTGTTTGAGAGTCAATTGGCTGAGTCTATATTGGAAGGTGATGGCCAACTTGCATTTAAAAAGCTTGCGACTGCAACACTTGAAACGCTAATGCCAAGAATCGAAGGGAAGGGAGAGTTTGGTCAGGCCAGGTGGAGGCTAGTGTATGCCCCACAAATCCCTAGTTTGCTATCTGTTGATCCCACGGCTGATCCTCTCAAATCTTTAGCCAGTAATATATCCTTTGGAACAGAAGTTGAAGTCCAGCTTGGGAAACGTTTGCAG GCCTCTATAGTTAGGCAGCTGAAAGAATCAGAGATGGCTATGCAATGGACCTTGATTTACAAGCTTACAAGTCGTCTGCGAGTTCTACTACAATCTGCACCTTCCAAACGTCTTCTTTTCGAGTATTCTGCTACCTCGCAAGACTAA
- the LOC121218264 gene encoding psbP domain-containing protein 5, chloroplastic, whose product MSESSVLDAHASEIDGELYWYYEYLVRKSPTKSAQEANLYRHYVASTAEREGYLYSLSASTLSKEWTKMGPLLEQTVASFRLLPPTDNYVPPYKDPWRFW is encoded by the exons ATGAGTGAGAGTTCAGTTCTTGATGCGCATGCTAGTGAA ATTGATGGCGAGCTATATTGGTACTATGAGTACCTTGTTCGCAAATCACCGACAAAATCA GCTCAAGAAGCAAACCTGTACCGACATTATGTTGCTTCAACAGCTGAACGAGAAG GCTATCTGTACTCTCTAAGTGCTTCAACTCTTAGCAAGGAGTGGACTaag ATGGGTCCCTTATTGGAACAGACTGTTGCATCCTTTCGCCTTCTCCCTCCCACAGATAATTACGTTCCTCCATACAAGGATCCATGGAGATTTTGGTGA